Proteins encoded by one window of Dreissena polymorpha isolate Duluth1 chromosome 11, UMN_Dpol_1.0, whole genome shotgun sequence:
- the LOC127851859 gene encoding feline leukemia virus subgroup C receptor-related protein 2-like, translating into MGGKVSKKGPETSVAQLLSASPTIPTTLKEVPILGNVSPTTIEETLVPKVYNRRWIMLLLFATLSFSNAYQWIHLNIIGNVIIEFYNESLPTDSFQQATAIDWLSMIYMLCYIPLIFPATWLLDKKGLRICLICGAFLNALGAWIKCACLASGRFPVLMFAQTICAIAPIFIVGIPAHLAATWFGPDQVSTATAFGVFGNQVGCAAGFLLPPLLVPNSDDRDVIENDLGKMFYIWAGLTTALFSSIIVVFQDKPPQPPSKAQMLAAESGEQESYLGSLKNLFRSRAFILLAITYGINTGCYYGIGTLLNPIILHYFPGQEQIAGQIGLVLVLAGVVGSAVAGLWLDRTKMFKGTTVGIYLLSMAGMVVFTFTLGLDLIWVVFLTAGVLGFFMTGYLPVGFEFAAEITYPEPEGTSSGLLNASAQTFGILLTIGMRALVERVSVQSANITVSVMLLVGTIVTGFISADYRRQEAGKREISYFDDVLHDESTPKTRTLTT; encoded by the exons GCGGGAAAGTATCGAAGAAAGGTCCTGAGACCTCGGTCGCTCAGCTCCTTTCGGCCTCTCCCACGATACCGACGACCCTAAAAGAAGTGCCTATTCTCGGGAATGTCTCTCCCACCACAATTGAGGAAACGCTTGTCCCTAAGGTGTACAACCGACGTTGGATTATGTTGTTGCTATTTGCGACGTTATCGTTCAGTAACGCGTATCAGTGGATTCATCTTAATATCATTGGTAATGTCATCATAGAATTCTACAACGAGAGTCTTCCAACAGATTCCTTCCAACAGGCGACAGCGATTGACTGGTTGTCAATGATTTACATGTTGTGTTACATCCCCTTGATATTTCCCGCCACGTGGCTCCTAGACAAGAAAGGCCTTCGAATATGTTTAATTTGCGGCGCATTCTTGAATGCTTTAGGCGCTTGGATCAAGTGTGCGTGCCTTGCGTCAGGACGATTTCCGGTGCTTATGTTCGCGCAGACGATATGCGCGATTGCGCCAATTTTTATAGTCGGAATTCCCGCGCACCTTGCGGCCACGTGGTTCGGACCGGATCAAGTCTCCACAGCAACAGCTTTTGGCGTGTTCGGAAATCAG GTCGGTTGTGCAGCCGGTTTCCTTCTTCCACCATTGCTAGTTCCGAACAGCGATGACCGTGACGTCATCGAAAATGACCTTGGGAAGATGTTCTACATATGGGCCGGGCTAACAACTGCGCTATTTAGCTCCATCATCGTAG TATTCCAAGATAAGCCTCCCCAGCCCCCGAGCAAGGCCCAGATGTTGGCGGCGGAAAGCGGTGAGCAGGAAAGCTACTTAGGCTCCCTTAAGAACCTCTTTCGCAGCCGGGCATTTATACTTCTCGCAATCACGTATG GTATCAACACCGGATGTTACTACGGTATTGGCACACTGCTCAATCCAATCATACTGCACTACTTTCCG GGCCAGGAACAGATTGCCGGTCAGATTGGCCTCGTTCTGGTGTTAGCTGGAGTCGTTGGATCAGCTGTTGCTGGACTGTGGCTAGACCGGACCAAGATGTTTAA GGGGACGACCGTGGGTATTTACCTGCTGTCCATGGCGGGAATGGTGGTCTTCACATTTACCTTGGGCCTTGACCTCATCTGGGTGGTATTCCTTACGGCGGGAGTTCTCGG GTTTTTCATGACCGGTTATCTCCCCGTGGGTTTCGAATTCGCGGCGGAAATCACATATCCGGAACCAGAGGGGACATCTTCCGGTCTGCTGAACGCATCCGCCCAA aCTTTCGGAATCCTTCTGACTATTGGTATGCGCGCGCTAGTTGAAAGAGTCAGTGTCCAGTCAGCAAACATCACCGTGTCCGTCATGCTCCTCGTGGGTACCATAGTTACAG GGTTCATTTCTGCTGACTATAGACGTCAGGAAGCTGGTAAACGA